Proteins encoded by one window of Lasioglossum baleicum chromosome 4, iyLasBale1, whole genome shotgun sequence:
- the Nct gene encoding nicastrin produces the protein MAKCFCLGYLFIFVIINLATAIRVKDMIYMSFEGVSACFRRHNGTHQFGCSSSRSGSIGVVHLVEGEADIRWLEQNATAGPYTVVLPFSMFTRNYLFRLRDTNNVNGVLLAKNISQPYPDSYSPEDTCPNRYSGYKNCTETSPWNPHGSSLLMEDWPFPMFYIENETKIEDVKSCFYKYNAHDLESQRQRPLCALEMKSFMFAAVDSRTCIRRNDFKLHIDPILYCDPLGDRNIHWPLTPLNKEKNSIILVTARLDASSLFDRISPGAENVVTGLVTLLATAYHLNNLFKNATLIDNTNVVFSLFNGEAFDYIGSSRLIYDLKEGNFHALGGVQLKFDDIKSVIEFGQLSEGKLYLHSNNGENNTLIENLKEALDAVVLKDSVPPTSIQSFLKENPDLPAFVISNHREQFENKYYNGILDDAQNLNFNKNNSSNALTAALADVTIHVAEVLYANVTGKPAARVNATARQDIENHISQMLYCYLKSAKCKLFLAASPPGAKLINQVLPLYVGVHKVLNTATTLTGQLLAFLTRQELNLNETACYEKHLIWMAGYNCTGICINSTVNYSAAMSPAFIIDGYNMKLKTYSTWTESIWETLSVRMFLKPSEATQRLSIILGSVVAGMSFIVVWFIESRSDILFNTRRASDG, from the exons ATGGCAAAATGCTTTTGCCTCGGATATCTTTTCATATTTGTTATTATAAATTTAG CGACTGCGATCAGAGTAAAAGATATGATCTATATGTCTTTCGAAGGAGTTTCTGCCTGTTTCCGTAGACATAATGGAACGCATCAGTTCGGATGTTCTT CGAGCAGATCTGGAAGTATCGGAGTTGTTCATTTAGTCGAGGGAGAGGCCGACATCAGGTGGCTCGAACAGAACGCCACTGCTGGGCCTTACACAGTAGTGCTTCCTTTTTCTATGTTCACTAGAaactatttatttcgattacgGGACACGAACAATGTAAATGGAGTTTTATTAGCGAAAAATATTAGTCAACCGTATCCAGATTCATATTCTCCCGAAGACACTTGTCCGAACAGATACTCGGGATACAAAAATTGCACCGAAACTTCTCCTTGGAATCCGCATGGTTCTTCGTTGCTTATGGAAGACTGGCCCTTCCCAATGTTTTATATAGAG AACGAGACAAAAATCGAAGATGTGAAGTCTTGCTTCTACAAATATAATGCTCATGATTTAGAATCTCAGCGACAAAGGCCGCTTTGCGCGCTGGAAATGAAATCGTTCATGTTCGCTGCTGTTGATTCGAGAACTTGCATTAGACGGAATGATtttaaattacatattgatcCGATACTGTACTGCGATCCTTTGGGAGATAGAAATATACACTGGCCTTTAACTCCGTtaaataaagagaaaaattcCATTATATTAGTGACAGCTAGACTGGACGCATCTTCTTTGTTCGATAGAATATCGCCCGGAGCAGAAAACGTAGTAACTGGATTAGTAACACTACTTGCCACTGCCTATCACTTAAATAACCTGTTTAAAAATGCTACATTAATAGATA ATACAAACGTCGTTTTCTCTTTGTTTAATGGCGAAGCATTTGACTACATAGGTTCTAGCAGATTAATTTATGATTTGAAGGAGGGTAATTTCCATGCCTTGGGTGGTGTACAGTTAAAGTTTGATGACATTAAGTCTGTCATTGAGTTCGGTCAATTAAGCGAAGGAAAGTTGTATCTTCATTCTAATAACGGGGAAAATAATACACTGATAGAAAATCTGAAGGAAGCATTAGATGCAGTAGTTTTGAAAGATAGCGTCCCACCCACGTCGATACAGAGCTTCTTAAAAGAGAATCCAGATTTACCAGCGTTTGTTATAAGCAACCATAGAGAGCAATTTGAAAACAAATACTATAATGGAATCTTGGATGATGCTCAAAATCTCAATTTTAACAA AAATAACTCGTCCAATGCCCTTACAGCTGCGTTAGCGGATGTAACGATTCACGTAGCTGAGGTGCTTTACGCAAACGTTACTGGAAAACCGGCTGCACGTGTGAACGCAACCGCTCGGCAAGATATTGAAAATCATATTTCCCAAATGTTGTattgctatttaaaaagtgccaAGTGTAAATTATTCCTGGCTGCGTCGCCTCCGGGTGCTAAATTGATCAATCAAGTTTTACCCCTGTACGTGGGTGtacacaaagtactaaatacTGCCACAACCTTGACGGGTCAGCTGCTTGCTTTCTTAACTAGACAGGAATTGAACTTGAACGAAACTGCTTGCTACGAGAAGCATCTTATTTGGATGGCTGGCTACAACTGCACAGGCATATGCATTAACTCTACTGTGAATTATAGCGCAGCCATGAGTCCAGCATTTATTATCGACG GTTACaacatgaaattgaaaacttacTCCACATGGACAGAGTCTATATGGGAAACGTTAAGCGTAAGGATGTTTTTGAAGCCTTCGGAAGCTACGCAGCGGCTTAGTATCATTCTTGGTAGCGTGGTAGCCGGTATGTCGTTCATTGTCGTGTGGTTCATCGAATCTCGGTCCGACATACTGTTTAACACAAG gAGAGCATCGGATGGCTAG
- the LOC143207701 gene encoding homeobox protein PKNOX2 isoform X1, which produces MVSDRNDRMQEGSTAVALAMVTPGYDQDPASGADYTTHQDQAQFEADKRAVYKHPLFPLLALLFERCEQATQSSDNSTSESFNMDIQAFVQHQERDRKPFLINDPEIDGLMIKAIQVLRIHLLELEKVQELCKDFCNRYITCLKGKMQSENLLRSDYSHHGHDMGPSSGSNGSSPLQVLSSTGNDVEPGANGFRVSRGETLSENGGASQVAAQEETGNDRPPSVRSSSTAQRSNRSSSQEHDDPLSPSTVHGSTPLSQIGVHTSCAPVNDMYLGQDITVAGSPSPAPSEDEDDGCGTGTATSNHSSTHGGSHSSIKKGRQKRGVLPKQATSIMRTWLFEHLVHPYPTEDEKRQIASQTNLTLLQVNNWFINARRRILQPMLDGAGADPVQRAGKRHKVSKHVVQQQHVQQQQAGGWQSEDSGSDSGSSDGEGGADRSKDGNDSDEDDLH; this is translated from the exons ATGGTGTCAGACAGGAATGATAG AATGCAAGAGGGTAGCACCGCCGTGGCGCTAGCGATGGTGACTCCTGGCTACGATCAGGACCCTGCGAGTGGGGCTGATTACACGACCCATCAGGATCAGGCCCAGTTCGAAGCGGACAAAAGGGCAGTTTACAAGCATCCCCTATTCCCGCTACTCGCGTTACTTTTCGAAAGATGCGAACAGGCCACCCAGAGTTCGGACAACTCTACGTCCGAAAGCTTCAACATGGACATACAGGCCTTCGTCCAACACCAAGAAAGAGACCGAAAGCCGTTCTTGATCAATGACCCCGAAATTGACGGTTTG ATGATCAAAGCGATACAGGTGCTGCGGATTCACCTACTCGAGCTCGAGAAGGTTCAGGAGCTGTGCAAGGACTTTTGCAACAGGTACATCACGTGCCTGAAGGGCAAGATGCAGAGCGAGAATCTGCTACGCAGCGATTACAGCCACCATGGACACGACATGGGTCCATCGAGTGGCAGCAATGGCAGCAGTCCTTTGCAG GTGCTGTCTTCTACAGGCAATGATGTTGAGCCGGGAGCTAACGGATTCAGAGTGAGCAGAGGCGAAACCCTGTCGGAGAACGGTGGCGCGAGTCAAGTGGCCGCGCAAGAGGAAACCGGTAACGACAGGCCGCCTTCGGTGCGATCATCTTCCACTGCTCAACGTTCTAACAGATCCTCCAGCCAGGAGCATGACGATCCTCTGTCGCCTTCCACGGTACACGGAAGCACACCCCTCTCTCAGATCGGGGTTCACACCTCCTGTGCACCAGTCAACGATATGTATCTTGGCCAAG ATATCACTGTGGCGGGTTCTCCTTCTCCTGCACCTAGTGAAGATGAAGACGACGGCTGTGGCACTGGTACTGCTACTTCAAATCATAGTAGCACCCACGGAGGTAGTCATAGTAGCATTAAAAAAGGAAGACAGAAGAGGGGAGTCTTACCTAAACAGGCTACAAGTATCATGCGAACGTGGCTCTTTGAACATTTAGTT CATCCTTATCCCACGGAGGATGAGAAGCGTCAGATCGCAAGTCAAACGAACTTAACATTGTTGCAAGTGAACAATTGGTTCATCAATGCGCGTCGGCGAATCCTTCAGCCGATGCTCGACGGTGCCGGTGCGGATCCGGTGCAACGGGCGGGAAAACGTCACAAAGTCTCGAAGCACGTTGTACAACAGCAACACGTGCAGCAACAACAAGCTGGCGGCTGGCAATCCGAAGACTCTGGGAGCGATTCAGGCTCCAGCGACGGTGAGGGAGGTGCCGATAGATCGAAAGACGGTAACGATAGCGACGAAGATGATCTTCACTGA
- the LOC143207701 gene encoding homeobox protein PKNOX2 isoform X2 produces the protein MVSDRNDRMQEGSTAVALAMVTPGYDQDPASGADYTTHQDQAQFEADKRAVYKHPLFPLLALLFERCEQATQSSDNSTSESFNMDIQAFVQHQERDRKPFLINDPEIDGLMIKAIQVLRIHLLELEKVQELCKDFCNRYITCLKGKMQSENLLRSDYSHHGHDMGPSSGSNGSSPLQVLSSTGNDVEPGANGFRVSRGETLSENGGASQVAAQEETGNDRPPSVRSSSTAQRSNRSSSQEHDDPLSPSTVHGSTPLSQIGVHTSCAPVNDMYLGQDDMDCVNTADRIYLEEASYWGLLALPERENEYVDVGDASDEKYFDITVAGSPSPAPSEDEDDGCGTGTATSNHSSTHGGSHSSIKKGRQKRGVLPKQATSIMRTWLFEHLVHPYPTEDEKRQIASQTNLTLLQVNNWFINARRRILQPMLDGAGADPVQRAGKRHKVSKHVVQQQHVQQQQAGGWQSEDSGSDSGSSDGEGGADRSKDGNDSDEDDLH, from the exons ATGGTGTCAGACAGGAATGATAG AATGCAAGAGGGTAGCACCGCCGTGGCGCTAGCGATGGTGACTCCTGGCTACGATCAGGACCCTGCGAGTGGGGCTGATTACACGACCCATCAGGATCAGGCCCAGTTCGAAGCGGACAAAAGGGCAGTTTACAAGCATCCCCTATTCCCGCTACTCGCGTTACTTTTCGAAAGATGCGAACAGGCCACCCAGAGTTCGGACAACTCTACGTCCGAAAGCTTCAACATGGACATACAGGCCTTCGTCCAACACCAAGAAAGAGACCGAAAGCCGTTCTTGATCAATGACCCCGAAATTGACGGTTTG ATGATCAAAGCGATACAGGTGCTGCGGATTCACCTACTCGAGCTCGAGAAGGTTCAGGAGCTGTGCAAGGACTTTTGCAACAGGTACATCACGTGCCTGAAGGGCAAGATGCAGAGCGAGAATCTGCTACGCAGCGATTACAGCCACCATGGACACGACATGGGTCCATCGAGTGGCAGCAATGGCAGCAGTCCTTTGCAG GTGCTGTCTTCTACAGGCAATGATGTTGAGCCGGGAGCTAACGGATTCAGAGTGAGCAGAGGCGAAACCCTGTCGGAGAACGGTGGCGCGAGTCAAGTGGCCGCGCAAGAGGAAACCGGTAACGACAGGCCGCCTTCGGTGCGATCATCTTCCACTGCTCAACGTTCTAACAGATCCTCCAGCCAGGAGCATGACGATCCTCTGTCGCCTTCCACGGTACACGGAAGCACACCCCTCTCTCAGATCGGGGTTCACACCTCCTGTGCACCAGTCAACGATATGTATCTTGGCCAAG ATGATATGGACTGTGTGAATACCGCCGACAGAATTTATTTAGAAGAAGCTAGTTATTGGGGCCTTCTCGCATTGCCAGAACGTGAGAACGAATACGTCGATGTGGGAGATGCTAGCGACGAAAAGTACTTTG ATATCACTGTGGCGGGTTCTCCTTCTCCTGCACCTAGTGAAGATGAAGACGACGGCTGTGGCACTGGTACTGCTACTTCAAATCATAGTAGCACCCACGGAGGTAGTCATAGTAGCATTAAAAAAGGAAGACAGAAGAGGGGAGTCTTACCTAAACAGGCTACAAGTATCATGCGAACGTGGCTCTTTGAACATTTAGTT CATCCTTATCCCACGGAGGATGAGAAGCGTCAGATCGCAAGTCAAACGAACTTAACATTGTTGCAAGTGAACAATTGGTTCATCAATGCGCGTCGGCGAATCCTTCAGCCGATGCTCGACGGTGCCGGTGCGGATCCGGTGCAACGGGCGGGAAAACGTCACAAAGTCTCGAAGCACGTTGTACAACAGCAACACGTGCAGCAACAACAAGCTGGCGGCTGGCAATCCGAAGACTCTGGGAGCGATTCAGGCTCCAGCGACGGTGAGGGAGGTGCCGATAGATCGAAAGACGGTAACGATAGCGACGAAGATGATCTTCACTGA
- the LOC143207696 gene encoding podocan-like protein 1, whose amino-acid sequence MDRRLLLAFVLAFAVVNCEDTPTEASHSVTEDTSIEPKTTQEAIPAAKAKLPRLCTVCNCTGDVIDCNKRNLTDHFEDSEWPGNAITVMSFAENSIAHVTPFPKVAIKKLVLRANQITKIDDAAFMKLINLTELDLSHNNLSAENLKPPAFQGRFSPRYYEPLTNLTTLSLAYNNLHSLHQDLFEHMPNLKVLDLSHNLFEQIDQRTLLAITTLLNLEELNFSYCGLKSIPPTFLYSLRYLKKLNLSGNQITVPPTDLGESPSLEYLYLDENPLQIINQNNAFPNMSKLKELSLCCMPHLTVIEQGAFSGLASLEHLRIQNCPKLETIDEYAFAVQTKESVQPEWPPLKKLDLSDNALRYLPAHLVGASWDTLEELDLMNNKWSCDCDNEYLIGTLLPKEGKRLMRENVNNLTCSAPPEHAGKTLTSLANRKLRCLDIYGARPEKDATILIGVLIGLLTATPICLTLFVLWRRGFLFCGPCPRGPCSRGPASYSRAFYKRATNDDDI is encoded by the exons ATGGATCGCCGATTGTTGCTCGCGTTCGTGCTCGCTTTTGCAGTTGTAAATTGCGAGGATACGCCGACGGAAGCTAGCCATTCTGTCACGGAAGACACGAGTATCGAGCCTAAAACGACACAGGAAGCTATACCGGCCGCGAAAGCCAAACTGCCTCGTTTGTGTACCGTTTGCAATTGTACAG GCGATGTCATCGATTGCAATAAAAGAAACTTGACCGATCATTTCGAAGATTCCGAATGGCCGGGCAACGCTATCACAGTGATGTCATTCGCGGAAAACTCGATAGCGCACGTGACGCCGTTCCCGAAAGTTGCGATAAAAAAATTGGTCCTGCGAGCGAATCAGATCACAAAAATCGACGACGCCGCCTTCATGAAGTTAATCAACCTCACCGAACTTGATTTGAGCCATAACAATCTTTCCGCAGAAAATTTGAAACCACCTGCGTTCCAG GGTAGGTTTTCACCACGATATTACGAGCCATTGACAAATTTAACAACATTGAGTCTGGCTTATAACAACCTGCATTCCCTGCATCAGGATCTCTTCGAGCATATGCCAAACCTAAAAGTACTTGATCTGTCCCATAATTTGTTCGAGCAGATTGATCAACGTACATTGCTAGCAATTACCACTTTATTGAATTTAGAAGAATTGAATTTTAGTTACTGCGGCTTAAAATCAATTCCGCCTACTTTCCTTTACAGTTTAAG GTATCTGAAGAAATTGAACTTGAGTGGCAATCAGATCACCGTGCCCCCGACCGATCTCGGCGAATCGCCGTCTCTGGAGTACCTTTACCTGGATGAAAACCCGCTGCAAATTATCAATCAGAACAACGCGTTTCCGAACATGTCCAAGCTAAAGGAGCTGAGTCTTTGTTGCATGCCACATTTGACTGTAATCGAACAAGGTGCTTTTTCAGGGCTGGCGTCGCTGGAACATCTGCGTATACAGAATTGCCCGAAACTGGAGACAATCGACGAATACGCCTTTGCAGTTCag ACGAAGGAATCCGTCCAACCCGAATGGCCGCCACTGAAGAAACTGGATTTATCGGATAACGCACTCCGATATTTGCCTGCGCATCTCGTGGGAGCGTCGTGGGATACGCTCGAAGAATTGGATCTGATGAACAACAAATGGAGCTGCGATTGCGATAATGAATATCTG ATTGGAACGTTGCTACCGAAGGAAGGGAAGAGACTAATGCGAGAGAACGTTAATAACCTTACCTGTTCAGCGCCACCGGAACACGCGGGGAAGACCTTGACTTCGTTGGCCAACAGGAAGCTTCGTTGTTTGGATATCTATGGTGCAAGACCCGAGaaagatgcgacgattcttatCGGGGTGTTGATCGGTCTTCTAACTGCCACCCCCATTTGTTTAACCCTCTTCGTTCTCTGGCGTCGCGGATTCTTGTTCTGTGGTCCTTGTCCTCGTGGCCCTTGTTCTCGTGGCCCTGCGAGCTACTCCCGAGCTTTCTACAAGAGGGCTACCAACGATGACGACATCTGA